A part of Prionailurus viverrinus isolate Anna chromosome E1, UM_Priviv_1.0, whole genome shotgun sequence genomic DNA contains:
- the KRBA2 gene encoding KRAB-A domain-containing protein 2 isoform X2, which produces MMPQKAGNDSPGVSSTNETEMETSNMREKFLTSVTKLVESKSYNSKVFSKEKYFQTIKEVKEAKEKGKKSSRDYRRAAKYDVISVQGTEKLIEAAHRERDRIRYYVHKEELFDILHDTHLNIGHGGRTRMLKELQGKYGNVTKEVIVLYLTLCKQCHQKNPVPKRGLTPKPVPFKDIDSRCQVEVLDMQSNADGEFKFILYYQDHLTKFIILRPLRAKQAHEVVSVLLDIFTILGTPGVLESDSGVEFTNQVVNELNEVWPELKIVCGQHRPGQGQGSLERASRDVKNMIRAWMQNHRSRRWAEGLRFVQLARNQVFDVSLQQSPYEAMFGCKAKLGLYSSHLPRETVAVLQTEEELEIAEKQLESSLWIRQEERTEMGADRSDMDEDIDPTPPEPTEPSTSQGAPGLFCW; this is translated from the coding sequence ATGATGCCCCAGAAAGCTGGAAATGACTCCCCTGGTGTTTCCAGCACAAATGAAACGGAAATGGAGACAAGTAACATGAGAGAAAAGTTTCTTACAAGTGTGACAAAGTTAGTAGAAAGCAAAAGTTACAACAGCAaggtattttccaaagaaaagtaCTTTCAAACAATAAAGGAAGTCAAAGAAGccaaggaaaaggggaagaagtcATCACGTGACTACCGCCGCGCAGCAAAATATGACGTGATCTCTGTGCAAGGCACGGAGAAGCTAATAGAGGCCGCTCACAGGGAACGTGATCGAATACGGTATTACGTACATAAGGAAGAGTTGTTTGACATTCTTCACGACACACATCTCAATATTGGACACGGTGGGCGGACACGGATGCTCAAGGAGCTACAAGGAAAATATGGGAATGTCACCAAAGAAGTCATTGTCTTGTATCTGACACTCTGTAAACAGTGCCACCAGAAGAACCCAGTGCCCAAGAGAGGTCTTACGCCCAAGCCCGTGCCTTTTAAGGACATCGACTCCAGGTGCCAAGTTGAAGTACTTGACATGCAGTCAAATGCCGATGGGGAGTTCAAGTTTATTTTGTATTACCAGGACCACTTGACCAAGTTTATCATCTTACGACCGTTAAGAGCTAAACAGGCCCACGAGGTGGTCAGTGTCCTGTTGGATATTTTCACAATTCTCGGTACCCCTGGCGTGTTAGAATCTGACAGCGGCGTAGAGTTCACAAACCAGGTTGTTAATGAGCTCAATGAGGTATGGCCGGAGCTGAAGATCGTCTGTGGTCAGCACCGCCCTGGCCAAGGCCAGGGCTCCCTGGAGCGAGCGAGCCGTGACGTCAAGAACATGATACGTGCCTGGATGCAGAATCACCGCTCACGCCGCTGGGCCGAAGGCCTGCGATTTGTGCAGCTGGCGAGGAATCAGGTGTTCGACGTTTCCTTGCAGCAAAGTCCGTACGAAGCGATGTTTGGCTGTAAGGCCAAACTCGGCCTGTACTCCTCACACTTACCCCGCGAAACCGTGGCCGTCTTACAGACAGAGGAAGAGCTGGAAATTGCGGAAAAACAGCTAGAAAGCAGCCTTTGGATCAGGCAGGAAGAAAGGACTGAGATGGGAGCAGACAGATCTGATATGGATGAGGACATCGATCCCACGCCTCCGGAACCTACAGAGCCCAGCACCTCACAGGGGGCCCCAGGCCTCTTCTGCTGGTGA
- the RPL26 gene encoding 60S ribosomal protein L26, which produces MKFNPFVTSDRSKNRKRHFNAPSHIRRKIMSSPLSKELRQKYNVRSMPIRKDDEVQVVRGHYKGQQIGKVVQVYRKKYVIYIERVQREKANGTTVHVGIHPSKVVITRLKLDKDRKKILERKAKSRQVGKEKGKYKEETIEKMQE; this is translated from the exons ATGAAGTTCAATCCGTTTGTGACCTCCGATCGGAGCAAGAACCGTAAAAGGCATTTCAATGCACCTTCGCACATTCGCAGGAAGATTATGTCCTCCCCTCTTTCCAAAGAGCTACGACAGAAGTACAACGTTCGATCCATGCCCATCCGGAAGGACGACGAAGTACAG GTTGTGCGAGGACACTACAAAGGTCAGCAGATTGGCAAAGTAGTCCAGGTTTACAGGAAGAAGTACGTCATCTACATTGAACGAGTGCAGCGAGAGAAGGCCAATGGCACAACTGTCCACGTGGGCATCCACCCCAGCAAG GTGGTTATCACTAGActaaaactggacaaagaccgCAAAAAGATCCTTGAACGCAAAGCCAAATCTCGCCaagtaggaaaggaaaagggCAAATATAAGGAAGAAACAATTGAGAAGATGCAGGAATAA
- the RNF222 gene encoding RING finger protein 222 yields the protein MSEGESKDSSGSECPVCYEKFRDLDGASRTLSCGHVFCHDCLVKYLLSTRVDGQVQRTIVCPICRYVTFLSKKSSRWASMLDRSSQTLAVPVGPPAASPTAWRPPPSQGAQLPSDPPPGLAREPQVFVISRHGMPLGEQDSVLPQRSLAELSEASPAPSSRRAFCCRSRALLLITLIAVVAVVAAILPWVLLVRKQA from the coding sequence ATGTCAGAAGGGGAGAGCAAGGACAGCTCGGGCAGCGAGTGTCCCGTGTGCTACGAGAAATTCCGCGACCTGGACGGCGCCAGCCGCACCCTGAGCTGCGGCCACGTGTTCTGCCACGACTGCCTGGTCAAGTACCTGCTCTCCACCCGCGTGGACGGCCAGGTGCAGAGGACCATCGTCTGCCCCATCTGCCGCTACGTCACCTTCCTCAGTAAGAAGAGCTCCCGCTGGGCTTCCATGCTGGACAGGAGCTCCCAGACCTTGGCCGTGCCCGTGGGCCCCCCGGCCGCCTCCCCGACGGCCTGGAGGCCGCCCCCCAGCCAGGGCGCCCAGCTCCCCTCGGACCCGCCGCCCGGCCTGGCCCGGGAGCCCCAGGTCTTCGTCATCAGCCGCCACGGGATGCCCCTGGGCGAGCAGGACAGCGTGCTGCCCCAGCGCAGCCTGGCCGAGCTGTCGGAGGCCTCGCCGGCCCCCAGCTCCCGCCGGGCCTTCTGCTGCCGCTCGCGGGCCCTGCTACTCATCACCCTCATCGCCGTGGTGGCCGTGGTGGCCGCCATCCTGCCCTGGGTGCTGCTGGTGAGGAAGCAGGCCTGA
- the KRBA2 gene encoding KRAB-A domain-containing protein 2 isoform X1, translating into MLDSHENVVPRGSFLQLSMMPQKAGNDSPGVSSTNETEMETSNMREKFLTSVTKLVESKSYNSKVFSKEKYFQTIKEVKEAKEKGKKSSRDYRRAAKYDVISVQGTEKLIEAAHRERDRIRYYVHKEELFDILHDTHLNIGHGGRTRMLKELQGKYGNVTKEVIVLYLTLCKQCHQKNPVPKRGLTPKPVPFKDIDSRCQVEVLDMQSNADGEFKFILYYQDHLTKFIILRPLRAKQAHEVVSVLLDIFTILGTPGVLESDSGVEFTNQVVNELNEVWPELKIVCGQHRPGQGQGSLERASRDVKNMIRAWMQNHRSRRWAEGLRFVQLARNQVFDVSLQQSPYEAMFGCKAKLGLYSSHLPRETVAVLQTEEELEIAEKQLESSLWIRQEERTEMGADRSDMDEDIDPTPPEPTEPSTSQGAPGLFCW; encoded by the exons ATGCTGGACAGTCATGAGAATGTGGTCCCTCGGG GATCCTTCTTACAGCTCTCCATGATGCCCCAGAAAGCTGGAAATGACTCCCCTGGTGTTTCCAGCACAAATGAAACGGAAATGGAGACAAGTAACATGAGAGAAAAGTTTCTTACAAGTGTGACAAAGTTAGTAGAAAGCAAAAGTTACAACAGCAaggtattttccaaagaaaagtaCTTTCAAACAATAAAGGAAGTCAAAGAAGccaaggaaaaggggaagaagtcATCACGTGACTACCGCCGCGCAGCAAAATATGACGTGATCTCTGTGCAAGGCACGGAGAAGCTAATAGAGGCCGCTCACAGGGAACGTGATCGAATACGGTATTACGTACATAAGGAAGAGTTGTTTGACATTCTTCACGACACACATCTCAATATTGGACACGGTGGGCGGACACGGATGCTCAAGGAGCTACAAGGAAAATATGGGAATGTCACCAAAGAAGTCATTGTCTTGTATCTGACACTCTGTAAACAGTGCCACCAGAAGAACCCAGTGCCCAAGAGAGGTCTTACGCCCAAGCCCGTGCCTTTTAAGGACATCGACTCCAGGTGCCAAGTTGAAGTACTTGACATGCAGTCAAATGCCGATGGGGAGTTCAAGTTTATTTTGTATTACCAGGACCACTTGACCAAGTTTATCATCTTACGACCGTTAAGAGCTAAACAGGCCCACGAGGTGGTCAGTGTCCTGTTGGATATTTTCACAATTCTCGGTACCCCTGGCGTGTTAGAATCTGACAGCGGCGTAGAGTTCACAAACCAGGTTGTTAATGAGCTCAATGAGGTATGGCCGGAGCTGAAGATCGTCTGTGGTCAGCACCGCCCTGGCCAAGGCCAGGGCTCCCTGGAGCGAGCGAGCCGTGACGTCAAGAACATGATACGTGCCTGGATGCAGAATCACCGCTCACGCCGCTGGGCCGAAGGCCTGCGATTTGTGCAGCTGGCGAGGAATCAGGTGTTCGACGTTTCCTTGCAGCAAAGTCCGTACGAAGCGATGTTTGGCTGTAAGGCCAAACTCGGCCTGTACTCCTCACACTTACCCCGCGAAACCGTGGCCGTCTTACAGACAGAGGAAGAGCTGGAAATTGCGGAAAAACAGCTAGAAAGCAGCCTTTGGATCAGGCAGGAAGAAAGGACTGAGATGGGAGCAGACAGATCTGATATGGATGAGGACATCGATCCCACGCCTCCGGAACCTACAGAGCCCAGCACCTCACAGGGGGCCCCAGGCCTCTTCTGCTGGTGA